The Pyrus communis chromosome 12, drPyrComm1.1, whole genome shotgun sequence genomic sequence GCAGAACAAAGGATACACAAAGGAATTATTGGTTTCTGTCCTGCTCATGGAATCCATCCGATGATCgaaataataattcaaagtcAGGATGCAAATGAAGCTGTTGAGAGGCTACTGAAAAACGATGTGAAATTCTGGTTTATGATTGACATAAAAAACTCCCCGAAAGCATAGAAGGATTTCTCTTGTTGATGGGTAGCAATATGTTCCTATGGATTGTTGGAACTAGAGATTATACAAATAAGAAAGAATTTTCTCTGAAATTCTGCATAATGATATAACACAACTTTTCTTACATAAACAATTCTTTTAGATCTGACCGCGAAAGAAAAACGAACATGTCTCCATGATCATGTTTCTTCTCTAGTAACAGAATTGACTACTGAAATATCATTCATGGAAATCTCCTGCACTTTAATATCGTCGAGCCTCACTTTTTCAATCTCTCCATGTTTAGCAAGACTGTCTTTCCTCTTTCCCCACAGCACACAGTAAAGTCCCACAATAATGAGAAGTGCTCCAATCAAgctgtacaaaaaaaaaaagttcaaattttttagGAAGAAACTACTGTGGTAGCACCGACAAAGGAATTGCCATATGTGAAAGCAGTAAGATGGAAATGGGAGAAAGTGTATGCGTTCTTCGGTTTACCTGCCAAAGTGAAGTCGCTCTGCAAAAGCAATGGCCGAAAACACTGCCACTGTAATGGCTTGAAGTGGACTAAACATAGCTGCAAAAACTGGTCCCTTGTGACTGATGCACCATGCTTGCAGGTAATAGACTAACGCTGTGGTCAGAACTCCCTATTGCAAAAGGATCGGATGAAGACTCGAACTTTTTGCAGATTCAAATATATCTCATCCCAACAAGGAAAGACAAAATAATATTAAGGATTATGTTTTAAAGATgtgcataaaacaaatacgatGGTAAAGATTATAGAAAATATCTCACAACAGCAAATATATGGTCCtgttttttttacacaatttatgtagttGAACAGATCTTATAAGTACGATATATGGAAGAAAGCGCTCACGAAGTAGATGATGGTTAAAAGCTGCAGGTTCCACTCCAGCCTCCATGAGCTTGGATTTCTAGCAAAAAACAGGGCGAGGAAAGAAGATTGCAGCGAGGCGAAAAAGCACATTAAGGTGGTTAGTGACAATGGCGCAGGGTAGACTTTGGACACCGCAGCCTGTGGAGCAAAAAATGCCAAAGTTGAACAAATAACTCAATTTTGAAGAGGAGGGAGGAGTTTTGAACCCGGAACGCATGAGTAGGAACCCAACATCCTATCCACTAGAATATTATACCTTGTATTATCAATTGAAATGAATACAATTACAATTCTACAGAGTTATTAacctttaaaaaagaaaatttaaattataaactataaattaagttttttttcttcaaataaaatgaaaatatccaaaaaaataGTTAAGACTAAACTAAAAAAGTGAGCGCTTGTGGCAAGAAGCTAGTATTTGTATAAAAAGTGCCACTTGAATCGAGTTTCTGATCACCTGGAGGATTAACCACGCACTCCACGCAATGTAGCTAATCAGAATAAGAGCAGAACCCTTGATCCAGTTTTCGTGAACATGCTTGGTCCGGCCAATATACTTCTCGGCGTCGTAATCGTAAACATTTATCAGTGGCTTTTCGACACCTTTCAACAGGTATCCTCCTTTCCAGAATGTGAAAATAAGAGAACCACCGATGCAGAAAATTGTACCAGCCACCTTCGCTTGGCCTCGAGCGCTTCTAATCTTCAGTTTCTCCATCCTGAATGAAGGTAAGCAAATTACAGAACAGGAAACCTTAGAAGAAATCAAAGGCAAAGGCATAGAATATACCCGAGAAGAACTGCCGTCAGAAACGTCAACGTGGGGATAACATTACTTAAGGCACTTGCAACTGTTGCAGAAGTGTATTTCAAACCAGCACAGTATACATTCACAAAGATGGTAGGCCCTAACAACGCGAGCAGGAAAATATTTGCAGCTGCCGAAATTGAGAACGAAGGCCTCTGCTTCCTGCTCAGCACATACACTGTCGAATTAGTTTTCGCTGTTTCTTGTACAAGAAGAAAGTCGGACACCGGCAAGAATGTTTACCTTTCAAGCACATAAGCAAATGGTCCTATAAAAACCATGGCAAGAACATGCCTGTAAACCACAAAGACAATCGGATTGAGTCCATCCTGAAGGGATAATTTTATGAGGACGTCTGATCCGCCGTAAATCAACTGAACCAGTACCATCGCCAAGTAGTGAGTGCATCCTTCCATGGATATCAAACTTTTTTTGTGCTAATTTGAAATGCGGATGATATGCTTCGAGTTTTAATGGTGTTTCTATAACCGTGAAGGATCAACTTCAGCCACTTCTTTTGAGTTCATTCATTAGATAGTGGAATCCACAATCAGTTTACCAAAGAACAGTGACATCGAATTAAATGAATTGAGGAGgatcaataacaaaaaattaacaagaatgtgTGAGAGGAAAAATTAGGTGTGTGAATAATATTATTCAAAACTAAAGAGAGAGAcgcacaaaataaaaataaataaaaaagtaaaaagttaCCATATTTTCTGAATTGCAGATATACCACTTTCTCCTTATGAGAAAATTGAACTACTAGTGACATGCtcgtccaaaatccaattgTTTCATAGGCACAATATGACAGTTTCTTTGTCATGTGTGTGTCATGTAATGAGAGAAATATTAATTAGGTATATCTGTTGTAAATATGGTGGATGTCCACAATGGCCACTAATCCACTAAGCTACAAGTGGGAATAAGGGCTGTCTTCCATTGCCTACTAAAGCTTGTTGCACACTACTCCTATtttctatataaatacaaaCCCCACACAACATCAATGTGATAAGTTCACGGAAGAGATtctgaaagaaagagagagaaaggaagatgaaagagagagagacaaaagagaggaagaggagaggagagaatagtgagagttatctttgtaatcttattattCCAGATTATAAAAGAAAGCACTACtgctgctccgaggacgtactccagtcacactgactttAGAgtaacctcgtaaattttgtgtcttatttatttattccatTGCACACACTGCTGATTTTACAACAATATCTTTAATATATAGGTATATTTCTTGGTCACATGTTAGAATCTCTGCCAATATGGAGAACACAAAATAGATCGGTTCGGTTTGTGTGAAATGACACCgtgaaagaaaagaagatcAATTTCTCTTATTGATATGTATAAACAAGTTCATAGGAATTTTGAGTGACTGATTTTCCGCATCATACTAAAACTTAATGTTTCTTACATCACCTGTTGTCTGTGATCCGACCGTGAAAAATAACAAACTTGTCTTAATGATGATGGCCGTGAAAACTCCAGCACTTCATTATCGTCAAGTGTCACTTTTTCTATATCTGATGCGTATTAAGCAACAatactttctttcctctttcGCCACAGAGAAAGGCCCGAAATACTAAGAAATGTTCCAATCAGGGCCGGCCCATGTCCAGTGAGGGCTGGGCGATAATTCggggttaaaaaaaattaggggtaccaaaattattaaggtggtatatttatatatgttttgataacaatataaatttataaaatttggttaaatgACCAAAAAGTTTAGTTAGAACtgatggtttttgttgtttaaaattaatgagaaagTCTTGAGTTTGGATTCAAATGCTATGCTTGTTTTTTTACTTTCCTTTTTGtatgaatttctttttataagagtataaaatttataaaatttggttaaaaaaaccaagaaagtttaatcataagcaatttttgttgttgtttaatATTAATGAGAGGTCCTGAGTTCGAAATGCAATGTCCACAtttattcatttcaatttttatgaatttctaTTTAATTGTTAATCTCTTTTTAATTACTAGCTAATAGCTATGTTGGTTGCAGAGTCTACCTTCAACAAAGATTAATGTGTAGACCAAATTTTCAATATCATATAACATATCACCAAGGTTTTAATTTAGTATTCATTCATTGCTTATACATATCAataaaagactcaaaaatatgattattttttagTCTCATATTGACAaagttagtaaataagaaaaaacacctcACAATTTTATAAAGTACTAAATCTCaatttactaccctcaagtttcgtgattttcaacatttagtacatgaagtttttttcatcccagagtcataACTAAAGtgataattttgggacagtctcatacatccgttagtctggctattaagtcttccgttaactgatgacctGGTGCCCATGTGAACAATGACtaggcgccacgtgtcattaagaggtccacatggaaattaaaattatttaattaaatattaaaaactaaaaaaattaaatcatttaatatttttttttgcatgaaGGACCCACCCTTTATCTCCCTCACCTTTCTTCCCCGCTTCCGCCTTCCCCCAACCCAGATCCCaccctctttctctcttatCCCCATCAACACACTGAAGGTCGTGGGTTGAGGCTAGAATTTGTAGTGGCTGCAAGTGTGGATTGGTAGTCGCGAGTCTACAAAAGAGGTGCAGTTgttgttcaattttaaaatgGTGTGAGAGACGAGATGCTAAAGGTTGCAGGTTGGTAGCTGCAAGTGTTGGGATTGCGACGAAGCTGTGAGTTGCTCGAGGGTTTGTTTATTTGACTTTGCAGAAAGAGGGTTCCCGAGGACTGGGTTCCTCGAATTTCTTAACCATGCCATGACCTTTTGGGGGACTGCAGAACCTCGAAGGATAGACAGCCATGTTTTGGAGTCATGGCTTCAACATTCTGGGTTCTTTGATTTATTACTACGGCCTCTGGGTTAATGCTGAGACGCCAGCGCTGCAAGCTCGCCGAAGGGATCCCCTCTAAAACTGTTGGCCATCCCTAACCCAGATCCCACCCTCATTCTCTCTTATCCCCATCTACACTATGCGGCGCAGATCTGCTGAAACCTTAAGACTTCCAGTTCTCATCTTTGACTTTGAGCAAAGAAGAAATTGAGCTCAAAGCCATGGACTGTTGGGAAGCTGGTTGCGGAGAGACCAACGACATGTTTAAAAACGAGGAAGGGCTCAGAGAGGAATTTAGGGAGTGAAAGAGAAAGGAGAAGGGACGAAACGATGTCGGAGAATGGGATGAGAAGGGAAGCTGACTGAACGAAAGAGACAGGGAGAAGAGACAGGGAGgggacaaaagagaaaaaatttaGGGGGGGTGGGGTGCAGTGTGTCTGAGTCTGTAAAAATTACAACTGGTCAAACCTCTGGAAAATTGAATACTATCGCTCAAATAAATCAAACTGGAAAATTGAAGTGCGGGAGTGAGActggttttggtggtgaaggaaggtttgGGGAGAGGGTGTGGGTTGCAAAGGGAAGAAGGAAGGGAGGGGTTGGGGGAGGTAGAAGACGGGtgggtttttcttttatctttttttgtttgtttgtgtttttttaatttttttatattgaagTGGGCCCATATTGACACTTGGCGCTCAGTTATTGTCCATGTAAGCGtcatgtcatcacttaacagaAGTTCTAACGGAAAACTAAACGGATGTATAAAACTAtcccaaaattaagacttgaggtatgactctaggatgaaaaaaacttcatggaccaaatgttgaaaaccacgaaatttCAGGGTAGTAAACAAAGATTAACCctactttaaaagttcagataGAAGGGAAATAAAACTCACTAGCTATCTACTTTTAAGCCCGAGGTTTGTTGGTTCCTGTCtctcaatataaaataaattgattttttcgtgtgtctaaattattgagtttgaagtgtttttctaagtataattttatcgaaGTCCTtcatgtgaaaacaaataatatatatatatattgtcaaatgatagatttggtagattaaatgttagattaggaaGCTGACCGGGTTCAAACTCACGTCGTAATGCAAGAACAATACTCCTCTCCATCACTGTGGTAGAGGACCACTtgcaaaaacaaataatttttattctataAAGTTAGGGCATATTTTTGGGCATAACCCAGGGCCTCAAAAATCTTATGACTGGCTCCAATCAAGCTGCACACAACACTTCaggggggcgtttgttgcgtcggactatctcggactggattagcttcaaggactaagctggactggcttagactagactaaactggactaccttaatgaagcgtttgatgcagtattggactaagaagctggataataacaaattctaatattatattatttaatatataaattattaatattttattatgatcttatctttttctccatcttttcctaccattttcgtcccactcttttcctcttctctcatcgtcccaccctctccctctttttttcctcttagacctctcaattcatgtctctttctcattcctggtcaaactccttattgattccactctctatttctctgtcctccccctctctctagctatgcgttgttcgaacggaacctcacggcttcaattttcccgacgagttgcaggtttctcgatgtgttttccggccaaccctcgttaaattggatgaagttagcaccgccaaaaaattcatcaccatccctggaccgagatcttagctttgaatgctcgaatctgtcatggatttgaagaagcccatacaggccgagacttccaggccatttttcggccacattcaaccacatttTAGCCTCGATTCAgataaaatcgtaatcttgtcactcccagcttcaatttggtatattttatatgaaagttggttgtgaaatggatctgaaaaagagtcggaaagttaatgattgatctaggtgaccggagatgacgaggaatctgtcgggagtggtcattgagcatgacgaggacgagaaaaagaggatagtcttagctagtcccatggttattggggggtctcgctaagacctcttagtgaagggttttgtccatgttagtcccctttagtctcattaatgttagtcccaacatggaacaaacacagtattggactaatagctagtccagtccagtccagtccaacttagtgagggcaaacaaacgccccccaGATTTTTTAGGACGAACTGCTCTGGTAGAACCAACGAAGGGAAAAGGTGAAAGGTATTTGTGTTATTTGGTTTACCTGCCAAAATGTAGTCGCTCTGCGAAAGCAATGGCCGAAAACACTCCCACCATGATGACTTGAAGTCGAGTAAACATAGCTGCAAAAACTGGTCCCTTGTGAGTCTGTGACTGATGCACCGTGTTTGGAGGTAATAGACTAATGCTGTGGTCACAACTCCCTGTTGCAAAATGATCAAACGGAAACTTGAACTTATTACAGATTCAAATATATCTTATCCAAATAAGAAGGAACAAAAGAAATCGAATCAAGGATTAATATATGGAAGAAAACGCTGACGCAGTAGAAAATGGCTAAAAGCGTCATGTTCCACTCCAGTCTATGACATTGGATTTCTTACGAAAAGTAGGGCGAGAAAAGAAGATTGgtgtggaaattttcaggtcgacgggccgagggcccactccaacaacaccgatactgtccccacttaaccacctgcacaatcctcaggtgtggggttttatcacaaaaggcctcggtgttaattagagaggggtatttctatttaaagcactattctcttctccctctgtccgatgtgggactgggggttccaacactcccccgcacgtgagatcttcaggtgtggggttttatcacaaaaggtctcggtgttaattagataggggtatttctatttaaagcactcttctcttctccctctgtctgatgtgggactgggggttccaacactcccccgcacgtgagaccccacttatgggtcacatgtgaatttccacacatcggcaaccacgtggaaccatgtcgggactcacccaatcacgcggggccaatggggacccacccaaacacgtggcatctttggcctacgtggacaatcacgcggggccaatggggacccacccaatcacgtggcagtacgggcccgtcccctggctctgataccagtgtggaaattttcaggtcgacgggccgagggcccactccaacaacaccgatactgtccccacttaaccacctacacaatcctcaggtgtggggttttatcacaaaaggcctcggtgttaattagagaggggtatttctatttaaagcactcttctcttctccctctgtccgatgtgggactgggggttccaacactcccccgcacTTGAGATcttcaggtgtggggttttatcacaaaaggtctcggtgttaattagagaggggtatttctatttaaagcactcttctcttctccctctgtccgatgtgggactgggggttccaacagGAGCGACGCAAAATGGAATATCATAGTGGTTAGTGACAATGGAGCTGGCTATATTCTGGAGATGAAATCCTGCCAAGCAAGAAACCGAAGTTGgacaaatataatttaattttgacaTTATATTTGTATAAACGGTGTCATCTTGAATCGAGTATGTAGTCACCTGGAGTATGCACTGCAAGCAATGTGACTCATCATGCTTGATCTCGCCAACAAACTGTGCTCGGCATTGAAAAATTTAATTGGTGGCTTCTCGACACCTTAACACAGGTATCCTCCTTTCCAGAATGTGAAAACAAGAGAACCGCGGATGCAGAGAAGTGTGTGAGCCACCTTCGCTTGGCCCCGAGCGCTTCTAATCTTCAATTTCTCCATCCGAAAGTAAGCAAATTACAGAACAGGAAACCGTATATGAAATTAAAGGAAAGGCGTGTAAAACCATTTTGTGAATCGCAATGAATTATGCCGAGAATTATTGAGAGAATAGTTGACTTGGCATACAAGTTAATGAAATCTCTAGGACACTCGGTGTCTTAAGGAAATAAACATATTGGAGTCCTAATTACATGCAATCAATTAAGGGTCTTTATTAAGTAAATACAAGGAATGAGAGTCATGATGGGACTCTAATTGATTTGACATGATTTAGGTTGATATCCTTTCCAATAATAGGAAGGAATTGATTGAAAACCATAGCTATAAAACCAAGGAGCAGTCCTGCTTCCATACCAACCGAAACTCACGAAAACTACAAACCTATTTCAATATAGTAGAGTTCATTGAGAGGTATTGGAAGTAGAAGACTACTTCTACTTTGTTCACTTTGTTCGCAAGGATCAATGACTTCATCTTCATAACCATATCTTCCGTATTTTACAGATAAGTTTAATATAATTAGTCGATctctattttatattgatttgatATATTTGTGATTCGAATTTCATGTTGTTATGATTTCAGAATGTCTTACATGTAGTATCAGAGCCACATAACAAGCTTAGGGTTCGGGTTAATTAAAGGTAATTGTTTGCCTACATAATATTGTTTTGGTTGGATTAATTCCACTCTTTGATCCTATGAAATCAGTTAACATGCTTCCGCAATTTTGTATCAATCAGCGTAATAACTAAGTttattatgtttatattttgtGGAAGAATAAAAGCATGTATATAATCAAGGTCAGTATTGTTTTCGTAATTCACAGTGAAAAGAAAATTTCGTTTCGAATTGCATTATGACATGGTTTCTTTTCGAATTgcaacaaattttgtaaaataattgCAGGTTTTGATGGCGTTTGACCAAACCTAATCTTGGATGATATTTGGATTTCTTATATAATCCTCCTATTATCGATTTAGATGCAATAAttctatttaattattattaattaaaaaaaatggtgagATATGGCGTTGAAACACAGTACGGGGTCTTCTCCCTCGTGTGTGAGGTTTTTAGTTCTCTCTCACATAACTCCGTTTCTTGGATACATTCGGCGTTTTTTAGTAAGAATTCTCTCTAAAAAGGTATGAAAT encodes the following:
- the LOC137709800 gene encoding WAT1-related protein At5g64700-like — its product is MEGCTHYLAMVLVQLIYGGSDVLIKLSLQDGLNPIVFVVYRHVLAMVFIGPFAYVLERKQRPSFSISAAANIFLLALLGPTIFVNVYCAGLKYTSATVASALSNVIPTLTFLTAVLLGMEKLKIRSARGQAKVAGTIFCIGGSLIFTFWKGGYLLKGVEKPLINVYDYDAEKYIGRTKHVHENWIKGSALILISYIAWSAWLILQAAVSKVYPAPLSLTTLMCFFASLQSSFLALFFARNPSSWRLEWNLQLLTIIYFGVLTTALVYYLQAWCISHKGPVFAAMFSPLQAITVAVFSAIAFAERLHFGSLIGALLIIVGLYCVLWGKRKDSLAKHGEIEKVRLDDIKVQEISMNDISVVNSVTREET